One window of Nicotiana tomentosiformis chromosome 11, ASM39032v3, whole genome shotgun sequence genomic DNA carries:
- the LOC138901631 gene encoding uncharacterized protein — MRCTKWNPWWKPNEETLVAIAWISFQDLSPNFFGKEFVFSLARAVGRPLHVDLATQNATRPSCSKVKVEVNLLAKFPQRIKIVEEEEDESGPKEFKWDQGNEKKNEQEKIGTTAPSTKVLSSGKVLGKPVANQAKQEWMQARKNKYQCDKRGYIIDNTRGKEVNNGKGKAKLDALITNNKFNALEVEEDAQPILRITEGKIDDNGNNNEKRKQTGDSTLNPKFTGIKVGESVKELVNSSLINKEARAQNIQNISLDKGEFDARRVKKQAVEFANKEREEAYKGNNLNPTPTGIQSPSGKGNQELTKTSSSNPSEAGIDEETRKESTIEWVHRRFGTRKKELRQLNVTTNHSCHDIPSQTYEDSGQLEDFNEINSAKALWSDQVEVMKDQLGTTNAMKDKEKRDNTQSQKIGSFEDATVNPSSLKSRVLDNSSSKVNQSIPSGGGDRGMLKGPGN; from the exons ATGCGTTGTACTAAGTGGAATCCATGGTGGAAACCTAATGAGGAAACTCTTGTTGCTATTGCTTGGATTTCCTTTCAAGATTTATCACCTAACTTCTTTGGCAAGGAGTTTGTGTTCTCTCTAGCTAGGGCAGTAGGAAGGCCACTTCATGTGGATTTGGCTACTCAGAATGCTACTCGTCCAAGTTGTTCTAAAGTGAAGGTTGAGGTGAATTTGTTAGCAAAGTTTCCTCAAAGGATCAAAAttgtagaggaggaggaggatgaaTCTGGACCTAAGGAGTTTAAATGG GATCAAGGCAATGAAAAGAAGAATGAGCAAGAGAAAATTGGCACAACTGCTCCCTCTACAAAGGTGTTATCGAGTGGGAAGGTTCTGGGGAAACCTGTTGCAAATCAAGCTAAGCAGGAGTGGATGCAGGCAAGGAAAAATAAATATCAATGTGATAAGAGGGGATATATCATTGATAATACAAGGGGGAAGGAAGTCAACAATGGTAAGGGAAAGGCTAAACTTGACGCATTGATCACCAATAACAAATTTAATGCTTTGGAGGTGGAGGAAGATGCTCAACCAATTTTGAGAATTACTGAGGGCAAGATTGATGATAATGGCAATAACAAT GAAAAGAGGAAGCAAACTGGAGATTCCACCCTAAATCCTAAGTTTACTGGGATTAAGGTTGGTGAATCAGTGAAGGAGTtggtgaattctagcttgattaaTAAGGAGGCTAGGGCTCAAAATATCCAGAATATATCCTTAGATAAAGGTGAGTTTGATGCTAGACGTGTTAAGAAGCAAGCAGTTGAATTTGCCAATAAGGAAAGGGAGGAAGCTTACAAGGGAAATAATTTAAATCCCACTCCAACTGGGATTCAATCGCCAAGTGGGAAAGGTAATCAAGAATTAACTAAGACTAGTTCTTCTAATCCTAGTGAAGCAGGGATTGATGAGGAGACTAGAAAAGAATCCACAATTGAGTGGGTGCATAGAAGGTTTGGTACAAGGAAGAAGGAGCTAAGGCAACTCAATGTGACAACAAATCACTCGTGTCATGATATTCCATCTCAAACTTATGAGGATTCGGGGCAGCTAGAGGATTTTAATGAGATAAATTCTGCAAAGGCGCTATGGAGTGATCAAGTTGAGGTTATGAAAGATCAATTGGGCACAACAAATGCAATGAAAGACAAGGAAAAGAGGGACAACACTCAGTCACAAAAAATTGGCAGTTTTGAAGATGCTACAGTAAACCCTAGCAGTTTAAAATCTAGGGTTCTTGATAATTCGAGCTCAAAGGTGAATCAATCAATTCCATCAGGTGGAGGTGATAGAGGAATGTTAAAAGGACCAGGAAATTAA